A genomic region of Clavibacter michiganensis subsp. insidiosus contains the following coding sequences:
- a CDS encoding NAD-dependent epimerase/dehydratase family protein: MTSAVPVWIIGARGLLGASLLDALTADPRWAPVAARPLPWSTTDESVMRAAARTEAERLLEVGRAAGRWAVMWCAGAAVTGSTRAQLDHELGQLEAVLDEIARAAETAPAPGGALFYSSSAGGVYAGAARPPFTEATEPRPLAPYGEAKLRAEALVRAFGERAGVRTLIGRIANLYGPRQAVGKPQGLITQLARANLSPTPASIYVPLETVRDYLYADDCAGLVRDATARLLELPADTHVVKILASGQPVTISALLGHFTALGKARPHVMLGLSPLAGYQAVDLRLESVVWPDLDERDTMPLPAGIHITAQALISGLQSGELTAR; the protein is encoded by the coding sequence ATGACGTCCGCCGTCCCCGTCTGGATCATCGGCGCGCGCGGCCTCCTCGGCGCGTCGCTGCTCGACGCCCTGACGGCGGATCCCCGGTGGGCTCCCGTCGCCGCCCGACCGCTGCCCTGGTCGACCACGGACGAGTCCGTGATGCGGGCGGCCGCGCGCACCGAGGCGGAGCGGCTCCTCGAGGTGGGCCGCGCCGCCGGCCGCTGGGCCGTCATGTGGTGCGCGGGCGCCGCGGTCACCGGGAGCACGCGCGCGCAGCTGGACCACGAGCTCGGGCAGCTCGAGGCGGTGCTCGACGAGATCGCCCGGGCCGCCGAGACCGCCCCGGCACCCGGCGGCGCGCTGTTCTACTCGTCGTCCGCGGGCGGCGTGTACGCGGGAGCGGCCCGCCCGCCCTTCACGGAGGCCACGGAGCCCCGGCCGCTCGCGCCCTACGGGGAGGCGAAGCTCCGCGCGGAGGCCCTCGTGCGGGCGTTCGGCGAGCGCGCCGGCGTGCGCACGCTCATCGGGCGCATCGCGAACCTGTACGGGCCGCGCCAGGCGGTCGGCAAGCCGCAGGGCCTCATCACGCAGCTGGCCCGCGCCAACCTCTCCCCCACCCCGGCGTCGATCTACGTCCCGCTCGAGACGGTGCGCGACTACCTCTACGCCGACGACTGCGCCGGCCTCGTGCGCGACGCGACCGCGCGCCTCCTGGAGCTGCCCGCGGACACCCACGTCGTCAAGATCCTGGCGTCCGGCCAGCCCGTCACCATCAGCGCGCTGCTCGGGCACTTCACGGCCCTCGGCAAGGCGCGGCCGCACGTGATGCTCGGCCTCTCCCCGCTCGCGGGCTACCAGGCGGTCGACCTGCGCCTCGAGAGCGTCGTGTGGCCGGACCTCGACGAGCGCGACACGATGCCGCTGCCCGCCGGGATCCACATCACGGCGCAGGCCCTCATCTCCGGCCTGCAGTCCGGCGAGCTCACCGCCCGCTGA
- the glf gene encoding UDP-galactopyranose mutase: MSPDLVVVGSGFFGLTIAERVAEELGLKVLVIDRRDHIGGNAYSEKDPETGIEVHRYGAHLFHTSNETVWEYVNRFTDFTPYVHRVYTEHEGEVFPLPINLGTINQFFRSAHGPQAARDLIAEQASELDAGEAKNLEEKGISLIGRPLYEAFIRDYTAKQWQTDPTDLPAEVISRLPVRYTYDNRYFNDTHEGLPVEGYTAWLERMADHPNIEVRLETDFFDETQEVNRASVVGKVPVVYTGAIDRYFDYSEGALSWRTLDFEREVLPVGDFQGTPVMNYADSDVPFTRIHEFRHFHPERDAPADKTVIMREYSRFAEGDDEPYYPVNTAADREGLLKYRELAKQEEGVFFGGRLGTYQYLDMHMAIGAALSMYENRLKPVLVKDAS, from the coding sequence ATGAGCCCTGATCTCGTAGTGGTCGGGTCCGGTTTCTTCGGACTCACGATCGCGGAGCGCGTCGCCGAGGAGCTGGGCCTCAAGGTCCTCGTCATCGACCGCCGCGACCACATCGGCGGCAACGCGTACAGCGAGAAGGACCCGGAGACCGGCATCGAGGTGCACCGCTACGGCGCGCACCTGTTCCACACGTCGAACGAGACGGTGTGGGAGTACGTCAACCGCTTCACGGACTTCACGCCCTACGTGCACCGCGTCTACACGGAGCACGAGGGGGAGGTCTTCCCGCTGCCGATCAACCTCGGCACCATCAACCAGTTCTTCCGCTCCGCCCACGGCCCCCAGGCCGCGCGCGACCTCATCGCCGAGCAGGCCTCCGAGCTCGACGCCGGCGAGGCGAAGAACCTCGAGGAGAAGGGCATCTCCCTCATCGGGCGCCCGCTCTACGAGGCGTTCATCCGCGACTACACCGCGAAGCAGTGGCAGACGGATCCCACGGACCTGCCGGCCGAGGTCATCAGCCGCCTGCCCGTGCGCTACACGTACGACAACCGCTACTTCAACGACACGCACGAGGGCCTGCCCGTCGAGGGGTACACCGCCTGGCTCGAGCGCATGGCCGACCACCCGAACATCGAGGTCCGCCTCGAGACCGACTTCTTCGACGAGACGCAGGAGGTCAACCGGGCCTCCGTCGTGGGGAAGGTGCCCGTGGTCTACACGGGCGCCATCGACCGCTACTTCGACTACTCGGAGGGCGCGCTGTCGTGGCGCACGCTCGACTTCGAGCGCGAGGTGCTCCCGGTCGGCGACTTCCAGGGCACGCCCGTCATGAACTACGCCGACTCCGACGTGCCGTTCACGCGCATCCACGAGTTCCGCCACTTCCACCCGGAGCGCGACGCCCCGGCTGACAAGACGGTCATCATGCGCGAGTACTCGCGCTTCGCCGAGGGCGACGACGAGCCGTACTACCCGGTCAACACGGCGGCCGACCGCGAGGGCCTGCTGAAGTACCGCGAGCTCGCCAAGCAGGAGGAGGGCGTCTTCTTCGGCGGCCGCCTCGGCACGTACCAGTACCTCGACATGCACATGGCGATCGGCGCGGCGCTCTCGATGTACGAGAACAGGCTCAAGCCCGTCCTCGTGAAGGACGCGTCCTGA
- a CDS encoding glycosyltransferase family 2 protein, with amino-acid sequence MPPRVSIVIPAYNNADYLQETVDSVLAQTFADFEVVIADHSSTDGTWDVMQRYADEPRVRLLRTDAGGGALRNWNRVSQEARGELIKLVCGDDLLYPTILERQVAELDASPSVVLVASPRDIVDADSRPVVRDHGVSGSRIAITGAAAVRRTIRSGTNIFGEPGCVLMRRADLEAVGWWDSRWPYLIDETTYAKVLLRGDFASVGPKALAGFRISDSQWSVRLAGEQASAAAGFHRWVLEAHPGVVSRADVRLGDMMARAKALSRRLVYLYLGRRMSRSAGSAA; translated from the coding sequence GTGCCCCCACGCGTCTCGATCGTCATCCCCGCCTACAACAACGCCGACTACCTCCAGGAGACGGTGGACTCCGTGCTGGCGCAGACGTTCGCCGACTTCGAGGTCGTGATCGCGGACCACTCCTCCACCGACGGCACCTGGGACGTGATGCAGCGCTACGCCGACGAGCCGCGCGTCCGCCTGCTCCGCACCGACGCGGGCGGCGGGGCCCTCCGCAACTGGAACCGCGTGAGCCAGGAGGCCCGGGGCGAGCTGATCAAGCTGGTCTGCGGCGACGACCTCCTCTACCCCACCATCCTCGAGCGGCAGGTGGCCGAGCTCGACGCGTCGCCGTCGGTCGTGCTCGTCGCCAGTCCGCGCGACATCGTCGACGCCGACAGCCGGCCGGTGGTGCGCGACCACGGCGTCTCCGGATCCCGCATCGCCATCACGGGCGCCGCGGCCGTCCGCCGCACCATCCGCTCGGGCACCAACATCTTCGGCGAGCCGGGCTGCGTGCTCATGCGCCGGGCCGACCTCGAGGCCGTGGGCTGGTGGGACTCCCGCTGGCCCTACCTCATCGACGAGACCACGTACGCGAAGGTGCTGCTCCGCGGCGACTTCGCGTCCGTCGGGCCGAAGGCCCTCGCGGGCTTCCGCATCTCGGACTCGCAGTGGAGCGTGCGCCTCGCGGGCGAGCAGGCCAGCGCCGCCGCCGGGTTCCACCGCTGGGTGCTCGAGGCGCACCCCGGCGTCGTCTCCCGCGCGGACGTCCGGCTCGGCGACATGATGGCCCGGGCCAAGGCGCTCTCCCGCCGGCTCGTGTACCTCTACCTCGGACGGCGCATGTCGCGCTCGGCCGGGAGCGCCGCGTGA
- a CDS encoding glycosyltransferase, with the protein MAAAGEGAPGELDLIQRVILPSEHDPDIVPLYVDADYWTSIPVAPEKRRRSPLRVVDSDTHNAVVRLSDMGIISAIRGDRGFQVPHRRKVSFGTYFNAFPASYWRASTTLDGVVLEVETRGEGQVIVYRSNARGVIQKVDGAAVSGSATSRFELPFTFFADGGWYWFDLMGEEADFALVQAGWYAPEGSAPTAGAAGSVSIAITTLNRAEYCVKLLTDIGDKPDVAALLDHVYVTDQGTQKVADQPAFPRAQELLGAKLRVIDQANLGGSGGFSRGMYETLKEGASDYVLVMDDDITLEPESIRRAVKFADYARTPTIVGGHMFDMYDKSKLHAYAEGFDMWNFMWGPVTPTRHDFSASNLRQTRWMHRRVDAEYNGWWMCLIPVSTIKQVGLSLPVFIKWDDAEYALRAKEVGVPTVTLPGAAVWHVSWVDKDDSQDWQAFFHARNRLIAALLHSPYERGGRFLTANLATDVRHLVSMQYFALAARHEAYRNILRGPRGLHEDMVTRLARTRELAQGFTDGVPIKDRAALPEIVPPDKPQRRRGGGAPAGIARLVWLARTVARHAFAPLSKAATRGPEAHLAFEDARWWVVPSFDSVLVSNAEGSAALLHRRDPVLFRRMLWTSIVLRWRILARWPQLKAAYRAALPTVTSPETWARTFGVDQPQAGRRKK; encoded by the coding sequence ATGGCCGCCGCCGGCGAGGGGGCTCCCGGGGAGCTCGACCTCATCCAGCGCGTCATCCTGCCGTCCGAGCACGACCCGGACATCGTCCCGCTGTACGTCGACGCGGACTACTGGACGAGCATCCCGGTCGCCCCCGAGAAGCGCCGGCGCTCGCCGCTGCGCGTGGTCGACTCGGACACGCACAACGCCGTCGTCCGCCTCAGCGACATGGGCATCATCAGCGCCATCCGCGGCGACCGCGGCTTCCAGGTGCCCCACCGCAGGAAGGTGTCGTTCGGCACCTACTTCAACGCGTTCCCCGCCTCCTACTGGCGCGCGAGCACCACGCTCGACGGCGTCGTGCTCGAGGTGGAGACCCGCGGCGAGGGCCAGGTCATCGTCTACCGCTCGAACGCGCGCGGCGTGATCCAGAAGGTCGACGGCGCCGCGGTGTCCGGCTCCGCCACCTCCCGCTTCGAGCTCCCGTTCACCTTCTTCGCGGACGGCGGCTGGTACTGGTTCGACCTGATGGGCGAGGAGGCCGACTTCGCGCTCGTCCAGGCCGGCTGGTACGCCCCGGAGGGATCCGCCCCCACGGCGGGTGCCGCGGGATCCGTCAGCATCGCCATCACCACGCTCAACCGCGCCGAGTACTGCGTGAAGCTCCTCACCGACATCGGCGACAAGCCGGACGTGGCGGCGCTCCTCGACCACGTCTACGTCACCGACCAGGGCACCCAGAAGGTCGCGGACCAGCCCGCGTTCCCGCGCGCGCAGGAGCTGCTCGGCGCGAAGCTCCGCGTCATCGACCAGGCCAACCTCGGCGGATCCGGCGGCTTCTCCCGCGGCATGTACGAGACGCTCAAGGAGGGCGCGAGCGACTACGTCCTCGTCATGGACGACGACATCACGCTCGAGCCCGAGAGCATCCGCCGCGCCGTGAAGTTCGCGGACTACGCGCGGACGCCCACGATCGTCGGCGGCCACATGTTCGACATGTACGACAAGAGCAAGCTCCACGCGTACGCCGAGGGCTTCGACATGTGGAACTTCATGTGGGGTCCCGTCACGCCCACGCGCCACGACTTCAGCGCCTCGAACCTCCGCCAGACCCGGTGGATGCACCGCCGCGTCGACGCCGAGTACAACGGCTGGTGGATGTGCCTCATCCCCGTCTCCACGATCAAGCAGGTCGGCCTGTCGCTGCCCGTGTTCATCAAGTGGGACGACGCCGAGTACGCGCTGCGCGCCAAGGAGGTCGGCGTGCCGACCGTCACGCTCCCGGGGGCCGCCGTCTGGCACGTGTCCTGGGTCGACAAGGACGACTCGCAGGACTGGCAGGCGTTCTTCCACGCGCGCAACCGCCTCATCGCGGCGCTGCTGCACTCGCCCTACGAGCGCGGCGGCCGGTTCCTCACCGCCAACCTCGCCACGGATGTCCGGCACCTGGTCTCGATGCAGTACTTCGCGCTCGCCGCGCGGCACGAGGCGTACCGGAACATCCTCCGCGGGCCGCGCGGCCTGCACGAGGACATGGTGACGCGCCTCGCCCGCACGCGCGAGCTGGCGCAGGGCTTCACGGACGGCGTCCCCATCAAGGACCGCGCCGCCCTCCCCGAGATCGTCCCGCCGGACAAGCCGCAGCGTCGGCGCGGGGGAGGCGCCCCCGCGGGCATCGCCCGCCTCGTGTGGCTCGCCCGGACGGTGGCGCGCCACGCGTTCGCCCCGCTCAGCAAGGCCGCGACGCGCGGGCCGGAGGCGCACCTCGCGTTCGAGGACGCCCGCTGGTGGGTCGTCCCCTCGTTCGACAGCGTCCTCGTCTCCAACGCGGAGGGGTCGGCCGCGCTGCTGCACCGTCGCGATCCCGTCCTCTTCCGCCGCATGCTGTGGACGAGCATCGTGCTCCGCTGGCGCATCCTCGCCCGCTGGCCGCAGCTCAAGGCCGCGTACCGCGCGGCCCTGCCCACGGTCACGAGCCCGGAGACCTGGGCCCGCACGTTCGGCGTCGACCAGCCGCAGGCCGGCCGCCGGAAGAAGTAG
- a CDS encoding dTDP-4-dehydrorhamnose 3,5-epimerase family protein, with amino-acid sequence MQIRELAVPDGYEITPVQRADDRGVFLEWYRFDELERVVGHRLDLRQANMSVSKRGVVRGVHFADVPRGQAKYVKAVSGAVLDFVIDIRVGSPTFGQWDSVRLDTETHKAVYISEGLGHCFVALTDDAAVTYLVSDVYNPGAEHGIDPLDPEVGLVFPEEAGEPLLSPKDLEAPTLAEAAAAGLLPTWSDMRAFHESQKAS; translated from the coding sequence GTGCAGATCCGAGAGCTCGCCGTGCCCGACGGCTACGAGATCACCCCCGTCCAGCGCGCCGACGACCGGGGCGTGTTCCTCGAGTGGTACCGGTTCGACGAGCTCGAGCGCGTCGTGGGCCACCGGCTCGACCTGCGCCAGGCCAACATGAGCGTGTCGAAGCGCGGCGTGGTCCGCGGCGTGCACTTCGCCGACGTGCCGCGCGGCCAGGCCAAGTACGTGAAGGCCGTCTCCGGCGCCGTGCTCGACTTCGTCATCGACATCCGCGTCGGATCCCCGACCTTCGGGCAGTGGGACAGCGTGCGGCTCGACACCGAGACCCACAAGGCCGTCTACATCTCCGAGGGCCTCGGCCACTGCTTCGTCGCGCTGACCGACGACGCGGCCGTCACCTACCTCGTGAGCGACGTCTACAACCCGGGCGCCGAGCACGGGATCGACCCGCTCGACCCCGAGGTCGGACTCGTCTTCCCCGAGGAGGCGGGCGAGCCGCTCCTCTCCCCGAAGGACCTCGAGGCCCCGACGCTCGCCGAGGCGGCGGCCGCCGGGCTCCTCCCCACCTGGTCGGACATGCGCGCCTTCCACGAATCCCAGAAGGCGAGCTGA
- the rfbA gene encoding glucose-1-phosphate thymidylyltransferase RfbA produces MKGIILAGGSGTRLWPITKGISKQLMPIYDKPMIYYPLSTLMMADIREVLIITTPEYNDQFRALLGDGSHLGMRIEYAVQPSPDGLAQAFVIGEEFIGDDSVALVLGDNIFHGAGLGTSLRKNTEIDGALIFAYHVADPTAYGVVEFDDDFTAVSIEEKPAQPKSAYAVPGLYFFDNDVVEIAKGIQPSERGELEITAVNDHYLQAGRLHVQVLDRGTAWLDTGTFESMMQASEYVKVIEDRQGFKIGCIEEIAYRAGWIDRDALEELARPLIKSGYGRYLVTLLDA; encoded by the coding sequence ATGAAGGGCATCATCCTGGCCGGCGGCTCCGGCACCCGGCTCTGGCCGATCACGAAGGGCATCAGCAAGCAGCTGATGCCGATCTACGACAAGCCGATGATCTACTACCCCCTGTCGACCCTGATGATGGCGGACATCCGCGAGGTGCTCATCATCACGACGCCCGAGTACAACGACCAGTTCCGGGCCCTGCTCGGCGACGGATCGCACCTCGGCATGCGCATCGAGTACGCGGTGCAGCCCTCGCCCGACGGCCTCGCGCAGGCCTTCGTCATCGGCGAGGAGTTCATCGGCGACGACTCGGTCGCGCTCGTCCTCGGCGACAACATCTTCCACGGGGCCGGCCTCGGCACGAGCCTCCGGAAGAACACCGAGATCGACGGCGCGCTGATCTTCGCATACCACGTGGCCGATCCCACGGCATACGGCGTGGTCGAGTTCGACGACGACTTCACGGCCGTGTCCATCGAGGAGAAGCCGGCTCAGCCGAAGAGCGCGTACGCGGTGCCCGGCCTCTACTTCTTCGACAACGACGTGGTCGAGATCGCGAAGGGCATCCAGCCCAGCGAGCGCGGCGAGCTCGAGATCACCGCCGTCAACGACCACTACCTCCAGGCCGGCCGCCTCCACGTGCAGGTGCTCGACCGCGGCACCGCGTGGCTCGACACCGGCACGTTCGAGAGCATGATGCAGGCGTCCGAGTACGTGAAGGTCATCGAGGACCGCCAGGGCTTCAAGATCGGCTGCATCGAGGAGATCGCGTACCGCGCCGGCTGGATCGACCGCGACGCCCTCGAGGAGCTCGCGCGTCCGCTCATCAAGAGCGGCTACGGGCGCTACCTCGTCACGCTGCTCGACGCGTAG
- a CDS encoding glycosyltransferase, with translation MPTEAFSLLLPVYRGDRPEFLRRAFRSSVDDQALRPDEVVVVRDGPVSAELARTMAELAEASPVPVVTVELPRNMGLAYALERGLEACAHDVVARMDADDISLPERFARQLALISGGLDLVGTGMYEFADDVGTIAGRRTPPVGADAISRYARFHDPFNHPTVVYRRAAVKRAGGYMPLGLMEDYYLFARMIQSGARVENLPDPLVMYRVSAGAYARRGGVAQLVAELRLQREFRRRRFTSPTQALRNVLVRGSYRLIPEAVRRGLYRRLITRDRTVPRARA, from the coding sequence GTGCCCACCGAGGCCTTCTCGCTCCTCCTCCCCGTGTACCGCGGCGACCGTCCCGAGTTCCTCCGTCGGGCGTTCCGCAGCAGCGTCGACGACCAGGCGCTCCGACCGGACGAGGTCGTCGTCGTCCGCGACGGCCCGGTGTCGGCCGAGCTCGCGCGCACCATGGCGGAGCTCGCGGAGGCGTCGCCCGTCCCCGTCGTCACGGTCGAGCTCCCGCGCAACATGGGACTCGCCTATGCCCTCGAGCGCGGGCTCGAGGCCTGCGCGCACGACGTCGTGGCCCGGATGGACGCCGACGACATCAGCCTCCCCGAGCGCTTCGCCCGCCAGCTGGCGCTCATCTCCGGCGGCCTCGACCTGGTCGGCACCGGCATGTACGAGTTCGCGGACGACGTCGGCACCATCGCCGGACGCCGCACCCCGCCGGTCGGCGCCGACGCCATCTCCCGCTACGCGCGCTTCCACGACCCGTTCAACCACCCCACCGTCGTGTACCGGCGCGCCGCGGTGAAGCGGGCCGGCGGCTACATGCCGCTCGGCCTGATGGAGGACTACTACCTCTTCGCGCGCATGATCCAGTCGGGCGCGCGGGTGGAGAACCTCCCGGATCCGCTCGTCATGTACCGCGTGAGCGCGGGCGCCTACGCCCGCCGCGGCGGCGTCGCGCAGCTCGTCGCCGAGCTGCGGCTCCAGCGGGAGTTCCGCCGCCGCCGCTTCACGTCGCCCACGCAGGCCCTGCGCAACGTGCTGGTCCGCGGCAGCTACCGCCTCATCCCCGAGGCCGTCCGCCGCGGGCTGTACCGTCGCCTGATCACGCGCGACCGGACGGTCCCGCGGGCCCGCGCCTGA
- a CDS encoding GtrA family protein yields the protein MAASRIRALLRDERVAFLLVGGFNTVFAFLLFAGLAATAGRVLDAAGLPVLGSLVPLAGSYAVAVLVAFALYRRLVFRVRGHVLRDLARFVSVYAVSIALNAVSLPLLVAAGVPRLVAQALIVVVITLISYVGHRWFSFRRPPDEGRAGR from the coding sequence ATGGCCGCCTCCCGCATCCGCGCGCTCCTCCGCGACGAGCGCGTGGCGTTCCTCCTGGTCGGCGGCTTCAACACCGTCTTCGCGTTCCTCCTCTTCGCGGGGCTCGCCGCCACCGCGGGACGGGTGCTCGACGCGGCGGGGCTGCCGGTGCTCGGGTCGCTCGTCCCGCTCGCCGGGAGCTACGCCGTGGCCGTGCTCGTGGCGTTCGCCCTGTACCGGCGGCTCGTGTTCCGCGTCCGCGGCCACGTTCTGCGCGACCTCGCGCGCTTCGTGTCGGTGTACGCCGTGTCCATCGCGCTCAACGCCGTCTCGCTGCCGCTGCTCGTCGCGGCGGGCGTCCCGCGTCTCGTGGCCCAGGCGCTCATCGTGGTGGTGATCACGCTCATCAGCTACGTCGGGCACCGCTGGTTCTCGTTCCGCCGGCCCCCCGACGAGGGCCGGGCCGGCCGCTGA
- a CDS encoding GtrA family protein, whose protein sequence is MDQHAPDVDAPREPTPPPGILLRLIKDERVAFLLVGGFNTVLGTAWFALFYLLWGHAIPYPVVLVIAWAVQLPIAFTLHRKLVFKVSGNLLPDFSRYTLVNLVPLLANMLLLPLVVETTPLEPIVAQILVTIVITVATYTGHKFFSFRRPRDDAVR, encoded by the coding sequence ATGGACCAGCACGCGCCCGACGTCGACGCTCCCCGCGAGCCGACCCCGCCCCCGGGGATCCTGCTCCGGCTCATCAAGGACGAGCGCGTCGCGTTCCTGCTGGTCGGCGGGTTCAACACGGTGCTCGGCACGGCGTGGTTCGCGCTCTTCTACCTGCTGTGGGGCCACGCCATCCCGTACCCCGTCGTGCTCGTCATCGCATGGGCGGTGCAGCTCCCCATCGCGTTCACCCTGCACCGCAAGCTCGTCTTCAAGGTGAGCGGCAACCTCCTGCCGGACTTCTCGCGCTACACGCTCGTGAACCTCGTGCCGCTGCTCGCCAACATGCTCCTGCTGCCGCTCGTGGTCGAGACCACGCCCCTGGAGCCGATCGTCGCGCAGATCCTCGTGACCATCGTGATCACCGTGGCGACCTACACGGGCCACAAGTTCTTCTCGTTCCGACGGCCGCGCGACGACGCGGTCCGCTGA
- a CDS encoding glycosyltransferase, which translates to MSGLPPRVVAVVVAWNRRELVVETLAALAAQTVPLHDVVVIDNASTDGSADVIRARFPEVALTTLPTNTGGAGGFTAGIERALRVHDAELVWLMDDDTVPDPPALEELLRARAAAPRGTVVLASAVRWTDGRPHPMNTPRTRPSASRASVARAAGHGCTPVRTASFVSMMIEAEAIRAHGLPMADYFLWNDDFEYSARLLRRGRGYLVHGSTVEHRTRTFGSTDVDPGARFVFEVRNKIWMLRLSRALSPAERVLYAGAALVSWARTIARSADRPLLIRGLVDGIRQGLGSQPRPAAEVLAGLGGITEGVRRIEAGAGRA; encoded by the coding sequence ATGAGCGGGCTGCCGCCGCGCGTCGTCGCGGTCGTCGTCGCCTGGAACCGCCGGGAGCTCGTCGTCGAGACCCTCGCGGCGCTGGCCGCGCAGACGGTGCCGCTGCACGACGTGGTCGTCATCGACAACGCCTCGACGGACGGGTCGGCCGACGTCATCCGCGCGCGCTTCCCGGAGGTCGCGCTCACGACGCTGCCGACGAACACCGGGGGAGCGGGCGGGTTCACCGCGGGCATCGAGCGCGCGCTCCGGGTCCACGACGCCGAGCTGGTGTGGCTGATGGACGACGACACCGTCCCGGATCCCCCCGCGCTCGAGGAGCTGCTGCGCGCGCGCGCCGCCGCCCCGCGCGGCACCGTCGTGCTCGCGTCCGCCGTGCGCTGGACGGACGGGCGTCCGCATCCCATGAACACGCCGCGCACGAGGCCGTCGGCGTCCCGGGCGAGCGTCGCGCGCGCCGCCGGGCACGGCTGCACGCCCGTCCGCACGGCGTCCTTCGTGTCGATGATGATCGAGGCCGAGGCCATCCGCGCCCACGGCCTGCCGATGGCCGACTACTTCCTCTGGAACGACGACTTCGAGTACTCGGCGCGCCTCCTGCGCCGCGGCCGCGGCTACCTCGTGCACGGGAGCACGGTGGAGCACCGCACCCGCACGTTCGGGTCGACGGACGTGGATCCCGGGGCCCGCTTCGTCTTCGAGGTGCGCAACAAGATCTGGATGCTGCGGCTCTCCCGCGCCCTCTCGCCCGCCGAGCGCGTGCTCTACGCGGGTGCAGCGCTCGTCAGCTGGGCGCGGACGATCGCGCGCTCCGCGGACCGGCCGCTGCTGATCCGCGGCCTGGTCGACGGGATCCGCCAGGGCCTGGGGAGCCAGCCCCGCCCGGCCGCGGAGGTCCTCGCCGGCCTCGGCGGCATCACCGAGGGCGTCCGCCGCATCGAGGCGGGCGCCGGTCGCGCCTGA
- a CDS encoding glycosyltransferase, producing the protein MSAVEPRDAGADVLPPDHSVSVVIPVYQGELTLEALIAEIQPFTVPQITRDGHSYAVTEVLLVFDNGRDGSPRVLRELKRLHPFVRPIWLSRNFGQHAATLAGMASSGGDWIVTLDEDGQHDPGFIPDMLDVAMRDLASVVYAKPTNTPSHGFLRNVASRGAKVVLNAMSSDQDAEQFQSYRLVLGSVGRSVAAYAGSGVYLDIALGWVANRISTCDITLRDEGERQSGYSPRRLFSHFWRMVLSSGTRGLRAVSVLGALFLVVALIFVIVIVVSRLTDNSVPAGWASTIVTILASSGIILFSLGIIAEYVGVSVGMAQGRPAYLIVRDPLDGPHGRPPRGHV; encoded by the coding sequence GTGAGCGCCGTCGAGCCGCGGGACGCGGGGGCCGACGTGCTGCCCCCCGACCACTCCGTCTCCGTCGTCATCCCCGTGTACCAGGGGGAGCTGACGCTCGAGGCGCTGATCGCCGAGATCCAGCCCTTCACCGTCCCGCAGATCACGCGCGACGGCCACAGCTACGCCGTGACCGAGGTGCTCCTCGTCTTCGACAACGGGCGCGACGGCTCCCCCCGCGTCCTCCGCGAGCTCAAGCGCCTGCACCCCTTCGTCCGTCCCATCTGGCTGAGCCGCAACTTCGGGCAGCACGCCGCGACGCTCGCGGGCATGGCGTCGTCCGGCGGCGACTGGATCGTCACCCTCGACGAGGACGGCCAGCACGACCCGGGCTTCATCCCCGACATGCTCGACGTGGCCATGCGCGACCTCGCCTCGGTCGTGTACGCGAAGCCGACGAACACGCCGTCGCACGGGTTCCTGCGGAACGTCGCGTCGCGCGGCGCCAAGGTCGTCCTCAACGCCATGTCCTCCGACCAGGACGCCGAGCAGTTCCAGAGCTACCGGCTCGTGCTCGGCTCCGTCGGCCGGAGCGTCGCCGCGTACGCGGGGTCGGGCGTGTACCTCGACATCGCGCTCGGCTGGGTCGCGAACCGCATCTCGACGTGCGACATCACCCTCCGGGACGAGGGCGAGCGGCAGTCCGGCTACTCGCCGCGCCGCCTCTTCTCGCACTTCTGGCGGATGGTGCTCTCCAGCGGCACGCGGGGCCTGCGGGCCGTGAGCGTGCTCGGGGCGCTCTTCCTCGTGGTCGCGCTGATCTTCGTGATCGTCATCGTCGTCAGCCGCCTCACCGACAACTCGGTGCCCGCCGGCTGGGCGTCGACCATCGTCACGATCCTCGCGTCGAGCGGCATCATCCTGTTCTCCCTCGGGATCATCGCGGAGTACGTCGGCGTCTCGGTCGGCATGGCGCAGGGCCGGCCCGCGTACCTGATCGTGCGCGACCCCCTGGACGGCCCGCACGGGCGTCCGCCGCGCGGGCACGTATGA